CATTTACTCTCGGTTCTAAATCTCTAGTGTCGGAAACCAGACCAGTCCCTTAGGGACCACCCTGTGCTGGACGGTTCAATTCGGTTTCAAGGCTGGATTTGGGCCGGTGCACGCCCTTAGTTTTTCCATAAAACTttatcttcaaatttttattctgTGCGACCCATCATTTGTTTAATACGCGATATACTGTGTGCATCTAAAAACGCAAAGAAATCATCTTGATACGCATAGTCTCAGTTGCCATACGCGAAATTGTTATACAAAGCTTTTCAACTTTATATGCCGTCTTTGAATTTTCACTTATTATAACGATGCTCTTATCTAGTTCATTAAACTAATTAGATAACTCATGTCCCACCTTCCTGtatttgtccaaaaaataaacTCTATCTTATCGACATGATTCTAAAATGTTATGTCGTGAATTTCCTCTTCGTATGTATGAAGTCAACCTCCATAATTTACTACCAGGACAGCTGCAGGGAAACCCTTTAAGAAGCTATCTTCAACGAATTTGCTGTGCACGAAATAATTCAGCCGATCATTTGGCAAAGATTCATCCGAAAGCAACGCTCGATCTCCCTTCCCCGACGACCTCTCACGATCCCACGGCAACTAAACCAGAGGTCTTCACCGTGTGGATGAAGTCCTTGATCATGAACAGCAAGGGATGCACCGTGTTCGACTCGAGCGGCGGAATCGTGTACCGGGTGGATAACTACGACTGCGAGCGAAGCAGCGAGGTCTGCTTGATGGACCGCGAAGGAAAGGTTCTCATCACCATTCTTAAGAAGGTAAGAAGAGATAGCGTGCGCAACATCAGCTCAAAATTCTCTCTTCGAGTGTCTAGAGTTGGCGGTGTTTGCGCCTTACTCTTGAAATTCCGTACCGCTCCGTGAGATCGGGTCAAATCGTGGCGATTTTCGATTAACCGCGCGCATGTTGTATTGTTCTGTGAAGAAATGTAGCTTGTTCAAGACATGGAAGGGTTACGATGGATCAATTGGGTCGGGGGAGAGGAGGACGCTGTTTCAAGTCAAGAAGCCATTGAGTTTCAAGAAGAGAGAGTCGCTGTACGAGGTCAAGGTCTGGACAGACAAGAACCAACCTAGCTACTACTTCATTCAAGGACATGGCAACTCCAAGTCAGCCTGCAAAATAACCAACAGACTCGGGGGTCTCATGGcagaggtctctctctctctctctctctagaatacAGTATGAACATGAACTCAAAACCCTAGTTCGCCATTTAACAGGTGAAAGAGAAGAAATCGAGCTTGGGTGTTTCGCTGGGGGATGATGTCTTGACGATGAGCGTGGAGCCAAATGTCGACCATTCGCTCGCCGCGGGACTTCTCGTTGTTTACGGACTATTCAACCGCAGTTTGTGACAAGTTCACCGACATGCTGTCGCGTTCGGAAAATCACCACCACCTCTCAAAAAATTACTAACCAAGTCCGAGAAATCGGCGATTTCCTGTTTGCATTTTTTCAAGATTTTTGAAAGATACAGGCTTACGTTATTTTGTACAGTTGAGTGAGAGAACAAGGATCTAACAACAGTTCAAGAAGCATTTGACATGTACATATCATTTTCCCATGTCTTTTTAACCGTTCTTTATGTTCAATAAAACTGTATTTCAACGAAGAATATGTTTCCATAACAGTTTGACAGTATGGTTAGTTATTTTCGACCGGAATATGTTTCCATAATAGTTTGACAAGATagttagttatttctgaccgtAGACCCACATACCATTACCGCATATTAGACCTATCAAAATAGGTTTGAAACATATTTAATAACTTACAAGcatttaaatggatcataacAAACTTAGAAGGCCAGCATAATGgatcacaaaataaaaaggtcaaaataagtgggttataaatgggtccATTATGAACCCATGTACAACCCACTTAAGATAACTCATTTAAAAGGcctttacccttttttttttacttttctttttacgtttttttcctttttttcttacgTACATCAATCGACCCCGCCGGCTGCAGGCCGCCGCCACCCGGTTGCAGATCACCTGCTGCTACCGCTCGCCGATTTTTTGCATGGTCAAATTGGTCTATACAGAGAAGCTGTGCTTCGCCAAAGACAGCCCCAACATGTGCCCGAACCGTAGCCATCACTCTGGGACCTACTCCATTTGACCAACTGCGCAACCCACAAAGCTGTTGTTACTCTGTTCACCGGGGACCCGAGCTTCGTAGCACCGATGAACTTCAACCAGGTGACCCGGGCCAGCGCATGAGGTTGACCACACCGCGATGctctctcatcttctcttttcGTTCTGACACAAATTAAACTTTCCATGCATTGTTGTTTTGGGTGGCAATAATAAAACATCCTCTTCAGCCGATTTCCGAGGAATGAATAAATTCTTAGTTCACTCTTTCGAAGTGATCTTTGATAATTTTAACGACTAATCTCGCCGATCCCATGAAAGACCCGTGATCCGGGATTAGATTGTTTCATGTTCATATCCACAAGGAgacatgataaaaaataaaaaatacaatttttttatatattcttgCCCACCTTGCCGGTCttagaagaaaacaaatcagataaaattcaaataaatgagaaaattcagatttttcttaaattataaaaagtaTAAATGtataaaaacatataaaatttgtccacaatcatttagtaatataattttttcaaaaatttataagaagtaatttttcttagattggattaaatataaagtgttttaataatatgggTCGGGTTTGGTTGGGTATGTGTTGgaaatgggtcgggtcgggtataaGTCAAAGAATTTGCACTACGTATAAATTGggtcataaacgggttaatggGTTAATTTAGATCGGACCATCTACGACCCCACTCAAATCCAAtccgacccacccgtttgacaagCCTACCCCATGTTttacataaagcactcattaattgaaaaatcgtgggcCCGGAAATAATAACAGATCTGTTAGACTGTCAAACTAACATATCCCTTTCAATAAAGGGTTTAAGCTTTGACATGATTGGCGGACATTAAGATAAAATAGCAAGGCATGGTTGACGTTGACGAGACCCTTTCAGTTTGATCTTTGGACCCCAGTTAGATAAAATACTTTCGCGCATGATAACAGGATAACTTTGTCACGAAGCAGCTGACTCGATCATGAGTTTTGCCGTCAAATTAAGTAGTTCCACGTCTGTACACGTAAGCAcaaaatagaaagaagaaattgtcaaaaaagccttaaaatcTTTCGtacttttgacaatttagtcctaaatatttcacttttgccaattcagtcatattggctggaaatcgctgatgtgagcATTAGCCGCGGTATGTGATACCGCCCTCgctaatgtgaataatttttaataatattttagtaattctatataaaaaaaattgaattttgttcctttttttttttctctttcaagcTATGGAAGCCAACAGACAGGCGAGGGACCGCCACATTCGGCCACGGTGAGAGCGAGGGCCGTGATCCTTTGCCTACGGCCGCAAGGACTTCGCGGCCCCCGTTGACTCTTGCCCAAGGGCCGACAACTCGCGTCGGCCATTGCCCGTGGGCCGCCGATCttgaacccaaaaagaaaatagattaaAACCTAAGCAATTTTCGGTCAATACGAATGAATcggcactacaaaaaaacaaggttttagTCAcgaaattggcgacgaaaattttggcaaaattcgtcgctaattgattttgcaacgaaaattgtgacgaaaaaaaattcgtggctaatacggcgtcgcaaaatttagtgaTGAAAAGTTTAcaattcgtcgccaatttgcgacgaaattagtgacgaaaaaatatctgtcgcaaattagcgacaaaatttttcgtcgcaaattagcgacgcattttgcgacgaaatacgtgcgtggcaaattagcgacgaaaaacgtttgtcgttgctaatttagcgacgaattttgcgacaaaatatATTCCGTAGCAAATTAGCTacaaaaattagcgacggaaaaaagtTCATCGCCAATTCCtcatcgcaaaatttagcgacgaaaaattaaagttcgtcactaatttgcgacgaactttgtgacgaattttttccgtcgcaaattagcgataaacacatttcgtcgctaatttgcgaagaacgaatttcgacgatttgcgacgaaaatttttgTTGCTACAAATGTTGTTCGAGGATAAATTTGGCGACgaactttgcgacgaaatttgtttAGCCATGCATTTTGCGACGACCAAGCATGGGACAAATTTTGCAatgaacttttataatttgtgatcgtataataaaatatttttttttaattttcaattttatatacacttaaaaataaaattaatttcgaGAATTTGTATTTCacattgataaagcaagatttaaatattataataatatacaAACAAAATgcattcatctaccattcactggatctaaagaaacaaaataccattcatctaccattcactTAACATAGATTCTTAAGTACTGCAACAATGCTATCTCTAGCAAGCAACACCAGATCTTCTGAAGAAACAACTTCGGGGCCATGACATCATCTTCACTGGAAGAGAGAACTTCATGTGCCTAGTCAATAAATCTGAAGGTGaacatggaaagaaaataagCAGGGGCATATAAACTGACAGACACAAATAACACAAAACAGAAAAACGAGATATCTTTGAGCCAAATCACCCttaaaaattgaagtttgacaTATCAATGGGCATTGGGACTAACATGAGGGTCTAATAGTAGGATTTatggacaaaaggaaaaaaaaaaacactagatTATTAACGTTGCATCAGGAAGGGAAGCAAACTTCGAACTAGAGTGATGAATAATCGTATATCTAGTAGTCATATAGACAATAAAcggctctttattttgtttatccGAGATTATTCCTTGCACCTAGTTTGTCTGAACAATATATAAACTGACATATAGGAAAATGattaagaataaaaaaggaagatatAGGAGTTACCAGATTCACAGATCGTGCAACACGCACCAACGATATAGGAGCATTTCCTGTATCATTCTTATAGGTCGAGTTATACCATATGCTCACATTGAAGTTATTGGAATTTGTATTAAGGAAATCATGCCctgtgagagaaaaaaaaatgttgttagAATTGGTGTACATATGGATAAATCAGCAAATGAAGCTAGAAATAAAGGCTATGCCAGAGCTGCAACTATCTCATTAATTTGCCTTTCTGGGTTCCCTTTATGATAGCCCTTGTGTAGCTCATCATTTACTGATGACGAATTGTTTCTCCACAAACGTAAACCTTGGGCACAAGTTACATGTAAATGTACAACAAAAAGATGAACAGTTATCAAAGTGAAGGATTTTGATCCCTTAGTTTTAGAGGGGGAGGAGGAATAGGTATTGTCGGATGACCATGATCTATTGGGAAACTACTGAGTATTAGTTCCAACTAGGGCAACCACCAATCagtttgtcgcaaattagcagTAAACCATATCAGACTAGGAGCAAATGAGAACGGAACACCCCGCTCCTTAAATGAGACTACTGCAATTTGATGAAGAGAAGCAGCTACACATAAATGTCACTTCTAGTCTAAATCTCTAAGAATTCTTGGATAATTTGATGCAAAGAACCAATAAATTCAGCCAATACAGATTCTATTCACAGGGAACATCACAATTTATCCAATTTCTCAATACTAAAGTAGCGTAACACCTCAAAATtaccaagttaaaaaaaaaaatcgaccaaaagaacaagaatccccaaaaaaCATGAAACTATTACCATGAACTGATGCTGAGCCGAGCTGAAGCGAGCTGAGCGAGAGGGCAAGCTGAAGAGCTTGTTCTAGCTTGTAGAGGAGAAGAATAGAGAGCAAAGGGTTGCGAAGAGCTTGTTCTAGCTGCAAATTGGAATCGATTCCCGCAACGGATATGGACACGCGACAAACAACCGTATAAAAGATGTGAATCAGCTCGAGCAACATGCTCAGACACGCATATGATCTTGGCTAAGAATTCTTTAGTTATAATGATACCTGCTCCCTTGCACACTTTGCAGTCAACCAAGTTTGTTTCCTGCTTCATCTTTCCACTCTTGCAGAAAACACATTTTGTGCCACCTGCACATATCAATGAACATAAATCATTTCAACCCTTTTCCCTCTGCATCTTAAAGCTTATTCGTAGCTTCTTGACATATTCAACCCCTAAAACCTCGGGCTTACATAGGTATAACCAAGCACCAAATAGCAAAAAGAAGATCATTGCTTCCCCTTCCATTCGCCGTAGGTATGTTGGGGCAATCACGGGGCAAGTGCAAAACATGGAATTGAAATTGTTGGCCATAGTGCTTTCAACATCATACGTTAGAGGGGGAAGCCACAAATCAATGAACCAACTATTTCAATCATTCAAAGCAATTCAAGTCCAATTCGATCCCGTCAAGAAGAATTTCCTGACAAACCAAGCACAACAAACAAAGAAAGAGTGTATATTGCCAGCACAGCAATCACAAGGGACAGGATCGCcctgcatcatcatcatcatcatcaaatcGGTTTCAACGCAATCCATTAGAACCCTAACGCTTTCCAAAAACCAACCACGATATGCCACGCCACATTACCTTGAGACCGCCAGAACGCTCACAGTGGCAAGAACGATCTGCGTGTCCAACGTCCTATCGAGCCTGCCAAACAACAAGAGGGGATGGATGAGCAAGTCGCTGGCCGAGTGGAGCGACTTTCGCGACGAGAGGGTGGCGTGAGGGTGAATGAAGAGCGATAGGGCGACGGGAGAGCGAGTCGAAGGCCACGAGAGGGCGAGGTGAGGGCAAGAGGGTTTTTCGAATGAAGAAACCTAGCAAGAAGTCAGGaaaatgaaaagtgtggaagaTTTGGTGGGTGgcttttgttgctaattagcgacataattagcgacgaattacttttcatcgctaattagcgacgaaattaacaattcatcgctaattagcgacgaaaacgtatattcgtcgcaaaattagcgacgaaaacgtctatttgtcactaatttgGCGACGAATAAcatctttcgtcgctaaattagcgacaaataaatggattcgtcgctaatttgaatattttcctttttatttttgttcatattctattagcgacgaataaattttccgtcactaaattagcgacgaacaactTTTTCGTCGATaaactgaatattttctttttttttcatattatattaacGACGAAAGAacgaattcgtcgctaattcaaattttttcttttttatttttattcatattcaattagcgacgaatatatctttcgtcgctaatttagcgacgaataatttccttcatcactaatttagcgacgaactagattttccgtcgctaaattagcgacgaacaactttttcgtcgctaaactgaatattttcttttttttcatattatattagcgacgaaaagaacgaattcgtcgctaattcgaatattttcttttttatttttattcatattcaattagcgacgaatatgtctttcgtcgctaatttagcgacgaataatttccttcatcgctaatttagcgacgaactagattttccgtcgctaaattagtgacgaacaactttttcgtcgctaaactgaatattttcttttttttcatattatattagcgacgaaagaacgaattcgtcgctaattcgaatattttcttttttatttttattcatattcaattagcgacgaatatgtctttcgtcgctaatttagcgacgaataatttccttcatcgctaatttagcgacgaactagattttccgtcgctaaattagtgacgaacaactttttcgtcgctaaactgaatattttcttttttttttcatattatattagcgacgaaagaacgaattcgtcgctaattcgaatattttcttttttatttttattcatattcaattagcgatgaatatgtctttcgtcgctaatttagcgacgaataatttccttcatcgctaatttagcgacgaactagatttttcgtcgctaaattgaatattttcttttttttcatattatattagcgacgaaagaacgaattcgtcactaattcgaatattttcttttttatttttatttatattcaattagcgacgaatatgtctttcgtcgctaatgtagcgacgaataatttccttcatcgctaatttagcgacgaacacgattttccgtcgctaaattggcgacgaataattgttttgtcgctaatttagtgacgaacactttttttcgtcgctaatttagcgacgaaatagttTATCCGtcgctattcttttttatttttattcatattttattagctacaaatttttctttcgtcgctaatttagcgacgaaaaaatgaattcatcgctaaattaaatattttcttttttatttttattgatattccattagcgacgaataaactTTCTGtctctaaattagcgacgaagtactttttcatcgctaaattaaatattttctttttcattttttttcatattatattagcgacaAATCACTCTTTCGTcggtaatttagcgacgaaaaaactaattcgttgctaatttgaatattttctttttttttttattcatactcaattagcgacgaataattgtttcgtcgctaaattagcgacgaataattgttttgtcgctaatttagagacgaaccctttttttcgtcactaatttagcgacgaaatagttTCGAAATAGTTTATTTGTTGctattcttttttacttttattcatattctattatctacgaatttttctttcgttgctaatttagcgatgaaccttttttttcatcgctaatttgaatatttatttttatttttattcatattctattttcatatattttcaatttcttaatttattgaatttttatttattctatttattattaaatattttctttctattcttatttttgaaaaaaaaatagaattcaaagtaatttgaatttggaattCTAACCTATTGgaaatttcgttgctaaatgagcaatgaaaaatggaaacaatttgaagcttcttaaaattagcaacgaattctaTCCTatagaattcaaaagaattcGATAAATTAGTGACGGAATAATCTTTGTCGGAAAAAGACCTCATCTTGCCTCAGGAAAAGATCTCATTCACTAACAAATTATTCATGCTCCATCTCACCAAGAACAGAAACAGCAACATCAGCCTCTTGAATGCATCAAAAGTAGATGTCACAATCTAAAGCTTAATAAAATGTATCGCCGCTGATCATCgacatagaaatagaaataagtaCAAGCATTATCTTATTATACAGCAACATAGAAATCGatcaagataa
This genomic interval from Rhodamnia argentea isolate NSW1041297 chromosome 4, ASM2092103v1, whole genome shotgun sequence contains the following:
- the LOC115746714 gene encoding protein LURP-one-related 11-like, whose protein sequence is MLCREFPLRMYEVNLHNLLPGQLQGNPLRSYLQRICCARNNSADHLAKIHPKATLDLPSPTTSHDPTATKPEVFTVWMKSLIMNSKGCTVFDSSGGIVYRVDNYDCERSSEVCLMDREGKVLITILKKKCSLFKTWKGYDGSIGSGERRTLFQVKKPLSFKKRESLYEVKVWTDKNQPSYYFIQGHGNSKSACKITNRLGGLMAEVKEKKSSLGVSLGDDVLTMSVEPNVDHSLAAGLLVVYGLFNRSL